Genomic window (Phragmites australis chromosome 21, lpPhrAust1.1, whole genome shotgun sequence):
AGGCAGTACGTACCTTGTCGTCGATGTAGGCGGCCCAAAAGCGAGCGACGGCACGCTCGTAGGGGTCGGCGGGAAGAAGGGACGGGCCGGTGGCAGCGAAGGCCTCATCGATGTATTGCACGATGACTGACGACTCGCAGACTGGCCTGCCGTTGTGGAGCAGCACGGGGACCTTTTTGTGGACCGGGTTGGACTTGAGGAGGAGCTCGCTCTTGTTCTTGAGGTCCTCCTCAACGCACTCGTAGGTCAGGCCCTTGAGGCTGAGAGCGAGTTGCACCCGCAGCACGTATGGACTCGACCACATGCCGAGCAGCTTCAGATCGTCTCCTCCGGCCATTGCTGATGCCTCAAGGTCTCAACTAAGAATGTGTAGCTTTGTTTTCGTTGGGTTCTTGATTTCTGAAGAGGGAAGAAGCCGGCCGTGTATATAGAGTTAGGCCCAAATGGTGACACAAGCAGAGGCAGAGCATCCTCCGCTGAGATGTCGACGACTCTTTTGTTTTACTTGATTGTTCTGACCCTGGAACTTTCTGGAAGTTTTTTACTTCGACAACAATCCAAGAAAGTTTTAGCATTATTCCATGCTACcaatccattttaatttttGGTTATGAGTTCACTTCTGACGAAACAGAAATTTGCCGTTGGTTCCAAGAGGCACTGCGTAATCTTCGACGTATTTCTTCGTTCAGCGTGTATGCACTGCGGCACAAGCCATGTTAGTACTCAACCCATTGTCGATGGGATTTTGGCACACCGGCATGTTAGTATTCAACCCATCGTCTTGCAAGTCGTAGGTTCATCATGGTATACTTTGTTGGATAAAATAgtactttcagatttaatttaattcttcaatatgatataaatatgaatagatGGATTATAATAATCATATTGCAAAAATCTATACTAGACATATATCTCTCTAATATATTACAGAATAAAAACagtagaaaaatatatatgctaAATATGACGGATCACAGTAAATATACCTGTCGATAATATGAGATACAAAGGCCTCCATAATGACATACATCAGACGAGGATGAAAGGGCGTAAATGTTGTATGCCAGTGTCCGAGCGATGTCATTCTCCCAAAACAGCTTTAAAAACCAGAGTGACACAAAGAAATGCATCTTCTTTGGCCCTCAGAAATGCTACTTGTTCAAATTAACATATCCACACCCGTCATTGAACAATCAACTGGCTAAAGGAGCAGAAAGATCGTGCGCTGATTTTGTAGATAATAACACCATGTTTGACTGGATTAGTTGCTAccattatttcttttttctagtgTTGTACTCTCTCCGTCCTAAAATATAAAgcgtattaggatttgaaaaaatctttaaaaatatactttgactattaatttattttgcaatatattattaattactacaaaatcaatatcatattaaaatatctataaaatacaaatatattgatatagATTTTATACATTAAAatatgtgtatatttttactAATTGATGGTTAAATTTTAcgaagtttgatttttttaatcttaaTATGTCCTATATTTTAGGACGGGGGGAGTAATTGACTAAGCAACGTTGAAATTTGGAACACCGAGATTTGTTCAACACCTTGGGGAAGAAGCTAGGAAGTAGTAAACAAAACAATAATGCCACCTCTGCTTTTTACGTCCATGATAGAGTACCTAGGGTAAAAAAATCGACCAAAAACCAATGATAAACCCTATTTACTAGGTCTATCAGTAGATCcagctagaaaaaaaaaatcatatttactggtattttatttaaatttgtttgaGTTTCGTCCGGTATATTTGATATATCATATTTACTAGCGACCTTcagtaaattttatttatcgATAAAAAAACCCTAACAATGATCAACCTAGTTTTTGTTTAACTCCTTTGAACTGCGAGTTACACCTAATTTACCTTACATGTAAAAAAACATTTTATGTTCAAACTATAGCCTATAGCTTGAATCCTTGTTTACTCCCATAATATATCTATCAAAACCCTTGAGTATTGTTATGGTTTGTTGAGTACCTTATATACTCTACCTTGCTGCTTTCGGATGAAGAGATAGAGTACTGACTTTCGGCTAGAATGGAGATGACTAGTAGAAGACTACGGCTGCTTTCGTACCTAAGTTGTATGTAGACATTGTGCTATATCTTTCATTCCACTATTGTTTCCTTCCTATTTGGCCAGTCAATCGTGGTTGTAATGAACCTAGGGTGTAACACCTTTGTAGGACTTAACCTCTATGGAGAATTGTAATAGAGTGTATGATTTTGATATTATTCTGTTATAATCTAAACGTATTAACGAGTGATTCAGGGACTAATACATGAGGTATATGAGAACTCAAAATCAGGGTCAACAATACACACCGATAATTCTttctcatttcttttcttttaaacAAGTGCAGTATCAAAATTCTTCAATGAAAATACGGAACAGGGTATTTTGCATGGTGGCATGTACCTTGTCAATGTATGCAGCCCAAAAGCGAGCCACGACGCGGTCGTAGGGGTCTGCGATGAGAAGAGAGGGGCCGGTGGCGCCGAAGACCTCGTCAATAAATTGCCCAATGATATGCGACTCCCAGACGGGCTTGCCGTTGTGGATGAGCACGGGCACTTTCTTGTACACCGGGTTGGACTTGAGAAGGATCTCGCTCTTGTTGCCGAAGATCTCCTCCTCGATGTACTCATACCTCAGGTCCCTGAAGCTGAGGGCAAGTCTCATTCTCACCCGCAGCACGAACGGGCTCGCCCGCATGCCGAGCAGCTTCTCCTCCTCTGGCCATTGTGTGCACACAATGTTTTCAGCTCTTTTTTTGCTTGTGTCATTGGTGTGCTCTTGATCCCACTCGGAGTGAGATAACAATATATGAGGGTTTAAGAAGGAAATTTTATGAGATCTGATCTCGTAGAAAGATTTACTCTTATGTATACTATATGTCTCTTTTTTTTCAGTTGTTGGATCAAAGAAGGACGGTATAGATTAGGATTTCGTAGGaatcttttgataaaaaaatctcATAAAATTTACTTCCAAAAGCCTGATCATTGATGTATGGAATAATCAATTATCTCTGCCGCACATGCCAATGTATGAGTGACGACATATCCACATTCGTCGAGAAGTCTTCCACTGATCGAGATATGTTCAACTCCTTGGAGAAGAAGCCAAGGAAGTCAAGATGGCCATTCACAGCTGTGCTAATCTTTGTCTTGGGCTAGTCGATCGCATCACCGACATGTTCGACCACATGTTAACGGGGAGCAGAGGGGACCTGCCACACGTCTTAAGGCTATAAGCTTCTGCAGTGGGCGTCAACTGAAGAAGAGATGCGCAGTGGTCTCAAATAGCGTTAGAAAACTTAGGATATCTATTGCATAACTCACAGCGCATAATGCCTACCCTAATATCATTTttaaccatattctcttcatttcgttcccttctcgattTCCTTCCcattcttattttctttattttttcttatctctaacagctttccttcgaggggaatcgcgaagagaaaaaaaagagagaatctcgtcctgaagtGAATGATCCTAGGAATCCCGCCGTGAaaggaaccgtgaaggaaaactgttgaagtgctgaagggaacgaaaatccctttacAACGGGAATTTGGTCCGCGAGGGAAATCTGTTGGGCGTAGCCTAATGAGTTTTGCAAAGATCACGTTTATAGTTTCACTGCATGTGTTGTAGGACATCAttcccttttttttcattttgaaaATAGTAGTAGTGAAATTGCACACATATTTCATCACAAAAAAGGTTACACGATTATTTATTGAGCATGCTACACCTGATGCATCAAACGAAACACGAAACATCAATCGCAAATTGTACGAAGCAAAGCGGACATCTTTGTTTATTTTGCGCACCGACAGTTGAGCCCAAAGCGCAAGTGTGGTTCAGCTACTTCAATTGCCTtgggccgcggcggcggccgcaccaccagcagcagcagcttgggCTTGCCTCATCTTGGCGAGCTCGACGAGCTTCCCGACGTCCGGCATGACCGCCTTGGCCGCGTCGAGTGCGCCGAAGCGCTCCAGCCACGCCGCCAGGAGCGGGGTCTTGGCGGCGTCGAACAGCTTCAGACCATACAGCTTCTCGACGGCGTGCACCCACGCGACGAAGCCTCCCAGCGCGACGTCAACGTACCCGACACCGTCGCCGCCGAAGAAGGGCTTTCCCTTGGAGCACTCCCTCAAAGCTCCCTCCAGGTTGGCCGCCACGGCGAAAGACTGTTTCGTCCCTTCCGCCTTCTCCTCGTCCGTCTTGCCCCTGAACACCATCATCCACGAGATGAACAGCTGCACACGCACAATTCGCACACCTCGTCAGTATACGTGGAGTGTCAAACTTGTCaatgaaaactgaaaaaacGTAGCAGAGGGTTTCATGATGTGGTGACCATGGCATGTACCTTCTCATCAATGTAGGCGGCCCAGAAGCGAGCGATGGCACGTTCGTGCGGTTCagagggaaggagggaggggcCGACACCGGCAAACGCCTCGTCGATGTACTGCACGATGATCATGGACTCGCAGACGGGCTTGCCATTATGGATGAGAACTGGCACTTTCTTGTGCACCGGGTTGGACTTGAGAAGAAGCTCGCTCTTGTTGTTGTGGAGGTCCTTCTCCTCGAGGTACTCATAGCTCAGGCCCTTGAAGCTGAGAGCGAGCTTCGCTCGCAGCACGAACGGGCTCGCGAACATGCCGAGCAGCTTCAATTCATCGCCTTGGCCTGCCATTTTGATCGAAGTATTGTTCTATGTATGAAGGTTTgggccttttgacatgtggtttGTGCGCTTTTCTTGGGAAACAAGGGGCGAGGAGGGACGGTATATATAGGGCTTGGTATGTAGTGTGGAAGCAGCATCCATGATGCTGCAGGGTGGTAGTTGTCAGGGAGTTCAAGAACTATGTTTAATGTAGTCCTACAATGTAGACACGTTGTGTAGAATTCAAAGGAACCTAGTAAATCTGTCACTGTCAGGTATCGTTTGTAAGATGTTGCATGAACTGATCTATCGATGCGTGTAGATAAGTGTGCAATCAATCTTTGGATGGCGATCTTACAAATACTAAACTCGGATCTGAGAGTTGCTCTGTTTGGCTTGAATCGTTTGTTTTCTACATCCTTACTTTTCTGATGTAGTTTTGTAATGCAAGCAGCAATGCATCTAATCTAAATTTCTTGCGTCTATTATTGCCTAAACGCACACAGATGAATCCATTTACTTTGACTTGGGAACTGCCATTAAACAGAGCATATTAGAGAACAATATCCTATTCTTTTCACTTATCACGAATGCAATGGTAGCGTTGCCAAATTTTAGTACACGAGTGATCTGGTCAGTGACGCAGCGTGCCGGTTGAACACTAATCAGGTACGAATTGACGCGGAACGCCTTATATCCTAATGTGTTGTGTCGTGCTTTCCTCCTGTGCAAGAAATCTAATGTATGCGTACCCACCGGCAaggatgtattttttttaacaaaaccgCACAAGATAGCACCCGTTTTTTATTGATACCAGCGTATCAACCCGTGTGACTGTACATGCTAAAAATTTAGTTTACAACTCAATtatagatatttatgttaataatagttgtatgctaagatacatcagctatttatatttaaatattagaatgtaaaatataaatataatttttgttcataatattagaatcatgtttattatttgtgaataaatctaatttataattttcattttatgtgtgtatgcaaattgatttttatttgtttcttgattttttgaaattattattattaataataatctcgccaccgtatctcatatttttttaaaatacattataaattctttgatattatttttatgtgataatccgtaatatgttttcgttctgttattttaattttgtaatgtttgattacacgcatatttaattggtatattttaattgatttgaaaaagtgtgttgattactaacgtaactaagttggaatTTGCTAACGTAAACTTGTTGGACAAAGGGTATctacaacttaaaaaaaaaggaagaaaatgtAAGGGAAGAAGTAGTGTTGTGgttggactctatgatttattttttaattttctatgttgtttcgtctggttgttgatctatgtttacagttaatcaatcaatcaattcgacggtcggatgctttgcttttttatgagaatttttaggatttttctaggattaacGTGGAGACACCAAAAGGAgtctccaattagtaaatataagataagatagcaaaaaaaaaacaagaaaataacCCTAAAAGCATATAATCAGGATGGAAAAAACGCTACTATCAACTGTGGCTGGTTTCAAGCGATGCAAAGTTTAGTGTTGGATCGAGCGGAGATTGGTGTTCTCATCAAGGAACTGAAGAAGTTGTCTCAAGGAGACCGAGAGCTGATACTCACGAAGATAGACCGTAAACAAAACAGGGCTACAGATTTATTagcaaattttgcttgggtGAACCGGAGTAAAAATGTCTTGTTACTCCAGTCGTCCGATTGTATCTTAGCAGCAATTGCTGAGGATTGTAACCTTGTTCGTGAGTAATAAAGCTCTCTTGTTTCCGGAAAAAAAAACTGTGGCTGGTTGGACAAGACAACAACTGCAAGGATGTAGTGCAAGCTTGTGCTGCTTCCGGTCGTTCATCATCTTGTTTAATTAAGAAGCACCAGCACATTAATCAAGTCATCAACAACGACTGCATACTGCCCCAACATGAGTCCTACTGCTTGGATCCAATAGAAGACGAAGACTGGGGGAGACGAAGGTTTGCagaaggggagggagggaggagccAGGGGCGAGAGTGGGCTGGCGAACGAACGCGTGGGGAGGGGGCGCGCAGCCAGGTCTGCTCGGGAGCTCGCCCGTAGCCACCAAATCTAAATCGATTTGACAAATGAAATCGGTTGAGGAGATGTAAAATAGCAAGAAGCAACGATCTGTTGCCAAGGAGATAGCCAGAGTAGCAGGAATCAATGGCAGCGGTCGGTGCTGCTCTTCGTGCTTCCTGCAGAGAAAGAGAAGGAGCGACGGAGAAGAGGAACAATTTTCCACACAAATGAGAAGGAGATGATGCTACACACTACATGATAAAAGAATTTTTATCATCGTGACGAAGAGATGATGAATCTAGCATCGCCTACTCTATCTATGGGTGCTCGTAGTTGAGTCGCTCAAGGAGGACAGGAAGAGAAAGCCAGGCACACGATCGCCGAGAATCGGTTTGAGCAGCAATCATGGCGATAGAAAGGTTCGTACGACATGTTCTAAGATCTTGGGAGCCCATTATTACCATCGCACAACAAAGACGTGGTCTATGATGGCTAGAATGGTGAGGAAACGAACAACATCctaaagaagagagagaaagttcACCGATGGGAAATTCCGGTTCCTTCAGCTTCGGCTGACGGTTGACTAGCACGGCATGGCGCATGCAGAGCAAGAAAGCTTTGGAACAGAGAATTATCCGGCACAACAGCGAAGCAACTATCACACACCGTGGCGTGATTTTGACGACCATCCAAACAGAAAAGATGGGGTTCTAAGTAATTCAAACATAGAGTTTCTAAGGAAACTAGTTCTTAACAATTAAGAagattaatgtggtaatttctaGGTCTTACAGGCGAAGGAGCGActctttttaatattattttactaAGATTAATGTGGTAATATATGGGCGGATTCACCATTCAGGCAAACTTTGATGGCCGCCAGGGGTGCCCAGTGGCAACCCCCTCCAGCCTCCACCAGTCAGGTCATGGAAGAAGGTGATGATCAGATCTAGCCATCTAGGCAGGAGAAGATAAAGAAGGCCGCACAGCTTGGCTCTTGGAAGGTGGGCTGCAACCGCAAGTCCTCAATTTTAGGCTGGTCGCCTGACCCATATTGGTATGGGGAAATGGAGAATGAGAAATGGAAAATGCAACTCCGCTCCGAGGTGTGCATATACTGGTTATCTATGTATTCGTGTCTTTGAGATTcgtaaaaacaataaaaaattaaaaaaaaatcatcccaCCAAAACAAACGTATAAAACGCCGAAATATTTACGCATAATACAAATAACCGAAAAGTGTGACTATCCTACCAGAAAAATGTATAAAAACTGAAATATTAAAAGACCAAAAAGTGTAGCTATCCCACTAGAATAAACGCATAGAAAACCGAACTATTTACACatcataaaaaaagaaaagtgtgACTGATAAAATCATAAAACTATCGTGTCccaccaaaatatttttttaatacttttCTTTAGTTTGCTTTAAAATTAATGAGTGAAATGTACACCCGTTCTCAAAAATTCCCTTTGAACGGGGAATGGGTGCCCTGTGCAACTATGCCCTGCTACCTATGCGTCCAGCCGTCCACCGTCTTGCCGTGCCGCCGCCTGCGAGATCTCGGAGAGCTGCCAGACCACCCAGTCCCGGCTCTGCAGGCTGCGGCAGCTCCGCGGCTCAAAATGGGTGCACGACACTACGACAGCACGAGCAATCGACACGAAAATATCGACTGAAAGTTCTAACGGGCAAATGCGCAGGCCACATTGTTTGTTACGTCGAAGACCACAGAAAATCCAACGCACAGTAGGTTCGATGACGAAAGGGATCACATCAAGAAACGCAGAGTCCAGCATTAAGACTatccccaaccatattctcttcattttgttcccttctcgattcccTTTCCCGTttccattccctttattttctctcatctccaacagtttcccttcgaggggaatcgcgaagggaacggagagagaatcccgccctgaagagaatgaccctgggaatcccgtcgtgaagggaaccgtgaaggaaatcCGTTgagagcgctgaagggaacggaaatcccttcacgacgagaatCTACCCGTGAAGGAATTCCCTTGGGCATGGTCTAATCCATACATCAAGCAATCAAGGTACGCTGAAACGCTAGAAAAGAAGAAGCCGCCCGGACCATGACGCACGCGAGGACGTCTACGATGCTTATATATATCCATGCCAGCACCGGCAGTCTCCTCCTCAGTAGTCAGTCCCGACagcaaaagagaagaagagcaCTCACTGACTCACCCAGGCCAAGAACTCGAACAAACATGTCAGAGACGCCCGCCGTGCGTGTGATCGGCCTGTGGTCGAGCCCGTTCGTGATCCGCGTCCTGATCGCGCTGAAGCTGAAGGGCGTCGAGTACGAGTtcgtggaggaggtggtgggcaAGAAGAGCGAGCTGCTGCTCAAGTCCAACCCGGTGCACAAGAAGATCCCCGTCCTGCTCCACCACGGCAAGCCCATCTCCGAGTCTCTGGTCATCGTCCAGTACATCGACGAGGTCTGGTCCTCCGACGGGCCTGCCATCCTCCCTGCCGACCGGTACGCCCGCGCCGTCGAACGGTTCTGGGCACAGTACATCGATGGCGTGGTAAAGCTATACTAACAAAGCTTTTTGTCTGAACAATTCTGATCAGTTTTCAGCGGCAATATAATGGTTGTACTTCCCTGATTGACACGCAGTTCCCTCCGGCTATCCTTACACTCAAGGGAACGGATGACGGAGACAAGGACGAAGCGGCGGGGAAGCTGTCCGCCGCCCTGCAGCTTCTGGAGGAGGCGTTCGTGAAGCTCAGCCACGGGAAGCACTACTTCGGCGGCGACAGCGTCGGGTACCTGGACATTGCGCTGGGATCGTACGTCGGCTTGGTGAAGGCGGTGGAGAAGATCGCCGGTGTCAGTCTCCTGGACGAGGCGAAGGTTCCGAACCTGGCTGTATGGGCCGATCGGCTCTGCGCCCACCCGGCCGTGGTGGACGCGATCCCTGACGCGGACAAGTTCGTGGAGTTCAGCGTGAAGTATGGGTCATTTTCGAAGCCTATCAATGCTCCCAAGTGAACGAAGTGCTCGGCTTCCATATCGGTGTGTGTAGTCATTCAGATATTGATGTATGGTGTCAAATTGAGTCGTAGCATGTTGAACGTACTTATAGTCTTCAAAGGGAAATCACTAACTCGCCTGTGGTGATCATCTCTTTTAAGTTTGGGAAATAAATGACACCAATTTTAAGTGTATcgttaaaaaagaaaagcaactcCACAACACTACTCAGCCCGGTTTTCGCCTGAGGTTTTGAACATGATTTGACTTTTAGCCAAAATATGCAGAATGGCAGAGGGACTCTGGACCCATGCGCGGTCTTACCGCCAAGGTGATCAGCATGACTGCCACACACGCAAAGAGGCAGAGGGCCACGGGATACATGTCAAATGTGGGATGATCTGACTCTTAGAGCTGGAACACCATGTTTTCTTTAGCTAAAAGGCCAATGAGTCCAGAGTAAGGGTGGTGTCTCGACTATCACTTAGAGCTGGAacaccatctccaaccatattcccttcatttcgttcccttcccgattcccttctccgttctcattccctttattttcctctcatctccaacagcttcccctcgaggggaatcgtgaagggaa
Coding sequences:
- the LOC133903943 gene encoding glutathione S-transferase U17-like, translated to MSETPAVRVIGLWSSPFVIRVLIALKLKGVEYEFVEEVVGKKSELLLKSNPVHKKIPVLLHHGKPISESLVIVQYIDEVWSSDGPAILPADRYARAVERFWAQYIDGVFPPAILTLKGTDDGDKDEAAGKLSAALQLLEEAFVKLSHGKHYFGGDSVGYLDIALGSYVGLVKAVEKIAGVSLLDEAKVPNLAVWADRLCAHPAVVDAIPDADKFVEFSVKYGSFSKPINAPK
- the LOC133903487 gene encoding probable glutathione S-transferase GSTU6 — encoded protein: MAGQGDELKLLGMFASPFVLRAKLALSFKGLSYEYLEEKDLHNNKSELLLKSNPVHKKVPVLIHNGKPVCESMIIVQYIDEAFAGVGPSLLPSEPHERAIARFWAAYIDEKLFISWMMVFRGKTDEEKAEGTKQSFAVAANLEGALRECSKGKPFFGGDGVGYVDVALGGFVAWVHAVEKLYGLKLFDAAKTPLLAAWLERFGALDAAKAVMPDVGKLVELAKMRQAQAAAAGGAAAAAAQGN
- the LOC133904027 gene encoding glutathione S-transferase U17-like translates to MRASPFVLRVRMRLALSFRDLRYEYIEEEIFGNKSEILLKSNPVYKKVPVLIHNGKPVWESHIIGQFIDEVFGATGPSLLIADPYDRVVARFWAAYIDKVHATMQNTLFRIFIEEF